From a region of the Carettochelys insculpta isolate YL-2023 chromosome 29, ASM3395843v1, whole genome shotgun sequence genome:
- the DNAJC22 gene encoding dnaJ homolog subfamily C member 22 — protein sequence MAKRLLVAYALWALGGPLGLHHVYLGRDSHALLWLLTLGGFGVGWLWEFWRLPGWVARANAAPEPQPRRPEPPALSPGRFCGQLLVGIYFGLVALLGLSSLPGFPLLALPLAVGLGVHAVSSVGDQTSDLQRTLAAAVLASPVFYGRALAILPISLAASATAQRCRRYKPWGGPQQPLRARLYPLGLAYLAFTAPLAYGAFCSTAATARSMAGAVGALWDWINFFPALSSVLEPLLLLPYRSWALLAEGAGRWAGSLRDWEAAYELLRSFRTQQQRLAYQVLGLQEGASLEEIHRSYRELVKLWHPDHNRHRAEEAERRFIEVQAAYESLVQPRKAKDV from the exons ATGGCCAAGCGGCTCCTGGTGGCCTACGCCCTCTGGGCTCTGGGGGGCCCCCTGGGGCTGCACCACGTCTACCTGGGCCGGGACAGCCAcgccctgctctggctgctcaCCCTGGGGGGCTTCGGGgtgggctggctctgggagtTCTGGCGCCTCCCCGGCTGGGTGGCCCGAGCCAACGCTGCCCCAGAGCCGCAGCCTCGGCGCCCCGAGCCCCCGGCCCTCAGCCCCGGGCGCTTCTGcggccagctgctggtggggatcTACTTCGGCCTGGTGGCGCTGCTCGgcctgtcctccctgcccggCTTCCCGCTGCTGGCCCTGCCgctggccgtggggctgggggtgcacgCGGTCTCCAGCGTGGGGGACCAGACCTCGGATCTCCAGCGCACGCTGGCGGCGGCCGTCCTCGCCTCTCCCGTCTTCTACGGCCGCGCCCTGGCCATCCTGCCCATCAGCCTGGCGGCCAGCGCGACCGCCCAGCGGTGCCGGCGCTACAAGCCCTGGGGGGGGCCCCAGCAGCCGCTGCGCGCCCGGCTCTACCCCCTGGGCCTGGCCTACCTGGCCTTCACCGCCCCACTGGCCTACGGCGCCTTCTGTAGCACCGCCGCCACCGCCCGCTCCATGGCCGGCGCCGTCGGGGCCCTCTGGGACTGGATCAATTTCTTCCCCGCCCTGAGCAGCGTCCTGGAGCCGctgctccttctgccctaccGCAGCTGGGCGCTGCTGGCGGAGGGCGCGGGCCGCTGGGCCGGCTCCTTGCGGGACTGGGAGGCGGCCTACGAGCTCCTGCGCAGCTTCcggacccagcagcagcggctggcGTACCAG GTCCTGGGCCTCCAGGAGGGCGCCTCGTTGGAGGAGATTCACAGGAGTTACCGGGAGCTGGTGAAGCTCTGGCACCCGGATCACAACCGCcaccgggcagaggaggctgagagACGGTTCATCGAAGTGCAGGCCGCCTACGAGAGCCTGGTGCAGCCGCGGAAAGCCAAGGACGTCTGA